In one window of Halomarina pelagica DNA:
- the tmk gene encoding dTMP kinase has product MLITLEGIDGSGKTTAWEALHDTYPDAVFTREPTTSWYGEAVRRSLADDDADPLADLFLFTADHADHLSRVVRPALDAGKLVVSDRYSDSRYAYQGAALSGVVDRPVEYVRGIHVPFTRPPDATIYLDVDPQVGAERAGTNDKFERAGYLAAVRENYERLIGYEPERFVRVDGERSPEAVVESVEAAVERLLDSAGDGVREN; this is encoded by the coding sequence ATGCTCATCACGCTGGAGGGGATCGACGGCTCCGGCAAGACGACCGCGTGGGAGGCCTTACACGACACCTACCCGGACGCGGTGTTCACCCGCGAGCCGACGACCTCGTGGTACGGGGAGGCCGTCCGCCGCTCGCTGGCCGACGACGACGCGGACCCCCTCGCCGACCTGTTCCTCTTCACGGCCGACCACGCCGATCACCTCTCTCGCGTCGTCCGGCCGGCGCTCGACGCGGGGAAGCTCGTCGTCTCGGACCGCTACTCCGACTCGCGCTACGCTTACCAGGGCGCGGCGCTCTCGGGCGTCGTCGATCGGCCCGTCGAGTACGTCCGCGGGATCCACGTGCCGTTCACCCGGCCACCCGACGCGACGATCTACCTCGACGTGGACCCGCAGGTCGGCGCGGAGCGGGCGGGGACGAACGACAAGTTCGAACGAGCGGGCTACCTCGCCGCGGTGCGGGAGAACTACGAGCGGCTCATCGGGTACGAGCCGGAGCGGTTCGTCCGCGTCGACGGCGAGCGGTCGCCCGAGGCGGTCGTAGAGAGCGTCGAGGCGGCCGTCGAGCGGCTCCTCGACTCGGCGGGAGATGGCGTCCGGGAGAACTAG
- a CDS encoding complex I NDUFA9 subunit family protein, producing MDVLVIGGTGFIGTALCRELAERGHDVTTLSRSPDDPDLPAGVETYAGDVTDYDSIEGAFEGRDAVVYLVALSPLFRPDGGNDRHFEVHLGGAENVVEAMRAHDVPRLVHVSALDADPEAETAYLRAKGRAEEVVRGSGLDYVIFRPSVVFGDGGEFVPFTKKLAPRPAAPLPGGGKTRFQPIWVGDIVPMLADAVENDERAGETYEVGGPEVLTLREVAELAHRADGHSFTAIPIPMALADVGLSVLGAVGGPMGPDQARSLRVDNTVADNDVTAFGVREADLTTLAEYLDVTGRDAA from the coding sequence ATGGACGTTCTCGTCATCGGCGGAACCGGCTTCATCGGGACGGCGCTCTGTCGCGAACTCGCGGAACGCGGCCACGACGTCACCACGCTCTCGCGCTCGCCCGACGATCCCGACCTCCCCGCGGGGGTCGAGACGTACGCCGGCGACGTCACCGACTACGACTCGATCGAGGGGGCCTTCGAGGGGCGGGACGCGGTCGTCTACCTCGTCGCGCTCTCGCCGCTGTTCCGGCCCGACGGGGGGAACGACAGGCACTTCGAGGTCCACCTCGGCGGCGCGGAGAACGTGGTCGAGGCGATGCGGGCGCACGACGTCCCCCGGCTCGTACACGTGAGCGCGCTCGACGCCGATCCGGAGGCGGAGACGGCGTACCTGCGGGCGAAGGGGCGGGCGGAGGAGGTCGTCCGCGGCTCGGGGCTCGACTACGTGATCTTCCGCCCCTCGGTCGTCTTCGGCGACGGCGGCGAGTTCGTCCCGTTCACGAAGAAGCTCGCGCCGCGCCCGGCCGCGCCGCTGCCCGGCGGGGGCAAGACGCGCTTCCAGCCGATCTGGGTGGGCGACATCGTCCCGATGCTGGCGGACGCCGTCGAGAACGACGAGCGCGCCGGGGAGACCTACGAGGTGGGCGGTCCGGAGGTGCTCACGCTGCGGGAGGTGGCCGAACTCGCCCACCGCGCCGACGGCCACTCGTTCACCGCGATCCCGATCCCGATGGCGCTCGCGGACGTCGGCCTCTCCGTGCTCGGGGCCGTCGGCGGGCCGATGGGTCCCGACCAGGCGCGCTCGCTGCGCGTGGACAACACCGTCGCGGACAACGACGTGACCGCCTTCGGCGTGCGGGAGGCCGACCTCACCACCCTCGCGGAGTACCTGGACGTTACGGGGCGCGACGCCGCGTAA
- a CDS encoding tubulin/FtsZ family protein produces the protein MKLAMVGFGQAGGKILDKFLEYDRRTGSDVVRAALAVNTAKADLMGLEYVPEENRVLIGQSRVKGHGVGADNELGSAVAEEDIDELVAAMDDVPAHEVDAFLIVAGLGGGSGSGGGPVLARHLKRIYTEPVYALGVLPSEDEGGIYTLNAARSFQTYVRECDHLLVFDNDAWRRSGESVQTGYDGINEEIVRRFGLLFGAGEVERGGEVAESVVDSSEIINTLAGGGVSTVGYASETIERRDAGLLSRLRGNGVDDDLDAATTTNRVTSLVRKAALGRLTLPCEIEGAERALLVLSGPARYLDRKGIERGRKWLEEQTGSMEVRGGDYPIRDADFVAAVVLLAGVTTIPRVKELQRVAIEAQENIEEIRARSDANLRDLVADEADELEPLF, from the coding sequence ATGAAACTGGCGATGGTGGGCTTCGGGCAGGCCGGGGGGAAGATCCTCGACAAATTCCTGGAGTACGATCGACGAACCGGCTCGGACGTGGTCCGGGCGGCGCTGGCGGTCAACACGGCGAAGGCTGACCTGATGGGGCTAGAGTACGTCCCCGAGGAGAACCGCGTGCTCATCGGGCAGTCCCGGGTGAAGGGCCACGGCGTCGGGGCCGACAACGAACTCGGTTCGGCCGTCGCCGAGGAAGACATCGACGAACTCGTCGCCGCGATGGACGACGTTCCCGCCCACGAGGTGGACGCCTTCCTGATCGTCGCGGGTCTCGGCGGCGGGAGCGGCTCCGGCGGCGGGCCCGTCCTCGCGCGCCACCTCAAGCGCATCTACACCGAACCCGTGTACGCCCTCGGCGTCCTCCCGAGCGAGGACGAGGGGGGCATCTACACGCTCAACGCGGCGCGCTCGTTCCAGACGTACGTCCGGGAGTGCGACCACCTGCTCGTCTTCGACAACGACGCCTGGCGGCGCTCCGGTGAGTCGGTCCAGACGGGGTACGACGGCATCAACGAGGAGATCGTCAGGCGCTTCGGCCTGCTGTTCGGCGCGGGCGAGGTCGAGCGCGGTGGCGAGGTGGCGGAGTCCGTAGTGGATTCGAGCGAGATCATCAACACGCTCGCTGGCGGCGGCGTCTCCACCGTCGGCTACGCCTCGGAGACGATCGAGCGCCGAGACGCCGGCCTGCTCTCGCGACTGCGCGGGAACGGCGTGGACGACGACCTCGACGCCGCGACGACGACGAACCGCGTCACCAGCCTCGTTCGAAAGGCGGCGCTCGGCCGGCTCACGCTCCCCTGCGAGATCGAGGGCGCAGAGCGCGCCCTGCTCGTCCTGAGCGGCCCCGCGCGCTATCTCGACCGGAAGGGCATCGAGCGCGGCCGGAAGTGGCTCGAGGAGCAGACCGGGAGCATGGAGGTCCGCGGCGGGGACTACCCCATCCGTGACGCCGACTTCGTCGCCGCGGTGGTCCTGCTCGCGGGCGTGACGACGATCCCGCGGGTCAAGGAACTCCAGCGCGTCGCCATCGAAGCCCAGGAGAACATCGAGGAGATCCGCGCGCGGAGCGACGCCAACCTCCGGGACCTCGTCGCCGACGAGGCGGACGAACTCGAACCGCTCTTCTGA
- the cofC gene encoding 2-phospho-L-lactate guanylyltransferase: MRVVVPYRVSDPKTRLAPVLDAEERVAFSRAMLDDVLAAVRGTDHAPEVLATEPLDAELPDPVAVDARPLTDAVNAVLAAAKEPVAVVAADLALATPAALERLFDADGEVVLAPGRGGGTNALLARHPEFRVDYHGASYRDHRSACEAVGARAATVDSYRLGTDVDEPADLVEVLLHGEGAASEWLRDRGFTLAVNGGRVGVRREGE; the protein is encoded by the coding sequence ATGCGCGTCGTCGTCCCGTACCGAGTCAGCGATCCGAAGACCCGCCTCGCGCCCGTCCTCGACGCCGAGGAGCGCGTCGCCTTCAGCCGCGCCATGCTCGACGACGTGCTCGCGGCCGTCCGCGGAACCGACCACGCCCCCGAGGTCCTCGCCACCGAGCCCCTCGACGCCGAACTCCCCGACCCCGTCGCCGTCGACGCCCGCCCGCTCACCGACGCCGTGAACGCCGTCCTCGCCGCCGCGAAGGAACCCGTGGCCGTCGTAGCGGCCGACCTCGCGCTGGCGACGCCCGCCGCCCTCGAACGCCTGTTCGACGCCGACGGGGAGGTGGTCCTCGCCCCCGGTCGCGGCGGGGGGACCAACGCCCTCCTCGCCCGGCACCCCGAGTTCCGCGTCGACTACCACGGCGCGTCCTACCGCGACCACCGCTCCGCCTGCGAGGCCGTCGGCGCACGGGCCGCGACGGTCGACTCCTACCGGCTCGGCACGGACGTGGACGAACCCGCGGACCTCGTGGAGGTGCTCCTGCACGGCGAGGGGGCCGCGAGCGAGTGGCTCCGCGACCGCGGGTTCACGCTCGCCGTGAACGGTGGGCGCGTCGGCGTGCGCCGCGAGGGCGAGTGA